The Salmonella enterica subsp. houtenae serovar Houten genome has a segment encoding these proteins:
- the intS_2 gene encoding integrase — protein sequence MLTDTQCRTAKPKEKLYRLNDFNGLYLEVKPNGKKAWRYRFKLNGKSSMFALGEYPTVKLAEAREKCEQARKQVANGVSPTQARQLDKIRKVNDASNTFELIAKEWLQMKDWAEITKTRRLDMLERVVFPAIGKLPIREITSHHILKILQETAKRGAPTVAAEARRTISSVFELAVATLRADSDPVWPVRKAIPANKTQHKQALNPQQIGKLLSCFDNSRGSYQVNYCMWLMWWTLARPAELTEAEWTEFDLDNALWTIPSTRMKARREHVIPLPFQAVNMLRTLQGLTGHRQHLFPGRDNPKGPMTSHSLRQLLKSLGWSGIYSPHATRTTGSTLLNEMGYRADAIEAQLAHADTNNVRRTYNHATYLDERKVMMQDWADKLEGWVGSTHSNIDVS from the coding sequence ATGCTCACCGATACGCAATGCCGCACTGCTAAGCCGAAAGAAAAACTCTATCGACTCAATGACTTCAATGGCCTCTACCTCGAAGTGAAACCCAACGGCAAAAAGGCATGGCGCTATCGGTTTAAACTCAACGGCAAATCCAGCATGTTCGCGTTGGGTGAGTACCCGACGGTCAAACTTGCCGAAGCTCGCGAGAAATGTGAGCAAGCGCGTAAACAAGTCGCGAATGGAGTTAGCCCGACACAGGCTCGCCAGTTAGATAAGATCCGCAAGGTCAACGACGCATCCAACACCTTTGAGCTGATCGCCAAAGAGTGGTTGCAGATGAAAGACTGGGCCGAAATCACCAAAACTCGCCGCCTTGATATGCTTGAGCGTGTAGTTTTCCCCGCCATCGGCAAACTTCCTATCAGGGAAATCACCTCGCACCACATTCTTAAAATTCTTCAGGAAACGGCTAAGCGCGGCGCTCCGACCGTTGCCGCTGAAGCCCGCCGCACCATTTCATCCGTTTTTGAGCTGGCGGTGGCGACGCTCAGAGCAGATAGCGATCCTGTCTGGCCGGTGCGTAAGGCGATTCCGGCAAACAAAACGCAGCACAAACAGGCATTGAATCCGCAGCAAATCGGGAAGCTATTAAGCTGTTTTGACAACAGTCGCGGCTCATACCAGGTTAACTATTGCATGTGGCTTATGTGGTGGACGCTGGCGCGACCAGCCGAATTAACTGAGGCAGAATGGACAGAATTCGATCTCGATAACGCACTGTGGACTATTCCGTCAACGCGAATGAAAGCCCGCAGAGAACACGTTATTCCCCTTCCCTTCCAGGCTGTCAATATGCTCAGAACACTACAGGGATTAACCGGGCATCGACAGCACCTTTTCCCGGGCAGGGATAATCCGAAAGGTCCAATGACATCGCACTCCCTGCGCCAGCTACTAAAAAGCCTCGGCTGGAGTGGCATTTATAGCCCCCATGCAACCAGAACTACAGGAAGTACGCTTTTAAACGAAATGGGCTATCGAGCTGATGCTATTGAGGCCCAACTTGCACACGCTGATACCAACAATGTTCGTCGCACATACAACCATGCAACTTATCTTGATGAGCGAAAGGTTATGATGCAAGACTGGGCAGATAAACTTGAAGGATGGGTAGGAAGCACACACAGCAATATTGATGTTTCGTAA
- a CDS encoding Putative membrane protein YchH: protein MKRKNASLFGNVLMGLGLVVMVVGVGYSILNQLPQFNLPQFFAHGAILSIFVGAVLWLAGARVGGHEQVSDKYWWVRHYDKRCRRSDNRRHS from the coding sequence ATGAAACGCAAAAACGCTTCGTTATTCGGTAACGTGCTGATGGGGTTGGGGCTGGTAGTGATGGTTGTCGGCGTGGGTTACTCTATTTTAAACCAACTGCCGCAGTTTAATTTGCCGCAATTTTTTGCACATGGCGCGATACTCAGCATTTTTGTCGGTGCAGTTCTCTGGCTGGCGGGGGCTCGCGTAGGGGGGCATGAGCAGGTGAGCGACAAATATTGGTGGGTACGTCACTATGACAAACGTTGCCGCCGTAGCGACAATCGTCGTCATAGCTAA
- the engD gene encoding ATP/GTP-binding protein: MGFKCGIVGLPNVGKSTLFNALTKAGIEAANFPFCTIEPNTGVVPMPDPRLDQLAEIVKPQRILPTTMEFVDIAGLVKGASKGEGLGNQFLTNIRETEAIGHVVRCFENDNIIHVAGKVNPAEDIDVINTELALADLDTCERAIHRVQKKAKGGDKDAKAELAALEKCLPHLAEAGMLRSLDLTDEDKAAIRYLSFLTLKPTMYIANVNEDGFENNPYLDQVREIAAKEGSVVVPVCAAVEADIAELDDDERDEFMAELGLEEPGLNRVIRAGYRLLNLQTYFTAGVKEVRAWTIPVGATAPQAAGKIHTDFEKGFIRAQTIAFDDFITYKGEQGAKEAGKMRAEGKDYIVKDGDVMNFLFNV; the protein is encoded by the coding sequence ATGGGATTCAAATGCGGTATCGTCGGTCTGCCCAACGTCGGGAAATCCACCCTGTTCAACGCGCTGACAAAAGCCGGTATTGAAGCGGCAAACTTTCCGTTCTGCACTATCGAACCGAATACCGGTGTCGTGCCGATGCCCGATCCGCGTCTGGACCAGTTGGCTGAGATTGTTAAACCGCAGCGCATTCTACCAACCACGATGGAGTTCGTGGATATCGCCGGTCTGGTAAAAGGCGCGTCCAAAGGCGAAGGGTTGGGTAACCAGTTCCTGACCAATATCCGTGAAACCGAAGCTATCGGTCACGTTGTTCGCTGCTTTGAGAACGACAATATCATCCACGTGGCGGGTAAAGTAAACCCGGCAGAAGATATCGACGTTATCAACACCGAATTGGCGCTGGCTGACCTCGATACCTGCGAGCGCGCTATCCATCGCGTGCAAAAGAAAGCAAAAGGCGGCGATAAAGATGCCAAAGCGGAACTGGCCGCGCTGGAAAAATGCCTGCCGCACCTGGCCGAAGCGGGGATGTTGCGTTCGCTGGACCTGACGGACGAAGATAAAGCGGCTATCCGCTATTTAAGCTTCCTGACGCTGAAGCCGACGATGTATATCGCTAACGTCAATGAAGACGGTTTTGAAAATAACCCGTATCTGGACCAGGTTCGCGAAATCGCCGCGAAAGAAGGTTCGGTCGTGGTTCCGGTGTGTGCCGCCGTCGAAGCTGATATTGCTGAGCTGGATGATGACGAGCGCGACGAATTTATGGCTGAACTGGGTCTGGAAGAGCCGGGGCTGAACCGCGTTATTCGCGCAGGTTATCGTCTGCTGAACCTCCAGACCTACTTTACCGCCGGGGTGAAAGAAGTTCGCGCATGGACCATTCCGGTTGGCGCAACCGCGCCACAGGCAGCGGGTAAAATCCATACCGACTTCGAAAAAGGCTTTATCCGCGCCCAAACTATCGCCTTTGACGACTTCATTACCTATAAAGGTGAACAAGGCGCGAAAGAGGCCGGTAAGATGCGAGCAGAAGGGAAAGATTACATCGTTAAAGATGGTGATGTAATGAACTTCCTGTTCAACGTCTAA
- the ychM_2 gene encoding transporter, which produces MPFRALIDACWKEKYTASRFTRDVIAGITVGIIAIPLAMALAIGSGVAPQYGLYTSAVAGIVIALTGGSRFSVSGPTAAFVVILYPVSQQFGLAGLLVATLMSGFFLILFGLARLGRLIEYIPVSVTLGFTSGIGITIGTMQIKDFLGLQMAHVPEHYLQKVGALFMALPTVNVGDAAIGVVTLGTLIFWPRLGIRLPGHLPALLAGCAVMGIVNLLGGNVATIGSQFHYVLADGTQGNGIPQLLPQLVLPWNLPGSDFTLSWDSLRALLPAAFSMAMLGAIESLLCAVVLDGMTGTKHKANSELIGQGLGNMVAPFFGGITATAAIARSAANVRAGATSPVSAVIHAILVILALLVLAPLLSWLPLSAMAALLLMVAWNMSEAHKVVDLLRHAPKDDIIVMLLCMSLTVLFDMVIAISVGIVLASLLFMRRIARMTRLAPVNVDVPDDVLVLRVIGPLFFAAAEGLFTDLESRIEGKRIVVLKWDAVPVLDAGGLDAFQRFVKRLPEGCELRISNLEFQPLRTMARAGIKPIPGRLTFFPNRMAALADLLS; this is translated from the coding sequence ATGCCTTTCCGCGCTCTCATCGATGCTTGCTGGAAAGAAAAATATACCGCCTCCCGGTTCACCCGCGATGTGATAGCCGGGATCACCGTCGGGATTATTGCTATTCCGCTGGCGATGGCGCTGGCAATTGGCAGTGGCGTTGCGCCGCAATATGGCCTCTATACCTCCGCTGTCGCCGGGATCGTGATCGCGCTAACCGGCGGCTCGCGCTTTAGCGTTTCCGGCCCTACCGCCGCATTTGTGGTGATTTTGTATCCGGTGTCGCAACAGTTTGGTCTGGCGGGTCTACTGGTCGCCACGCTGATGTCGGGCTTCTTCCTGATCCTTTTCGGCCTGGCGAGACTGGGGCGATTGATTGAATATATCCCGGTGTCGGTCACGTTAGGTTTTACCTCAGGGATTGGTATTACCATCGGTACCATGCAGATTAAAGATTTTCTTGGTCTGCAGATGGCACATGTGCCTGAGCACTATTTGCAGAAAGTCGGCGCGCTGTTTATGGCGTTGCCCACCGTCAATGTTGGCGATGCCGCCATTGGCGTGGTGACGCTGGGAACGTTGATTTTCTGGCCGCGTCTCGGCATTCGTCTGCCGGGACATCTTCCCGCGCTGCTGGCCGGTTGCGCCGTGATGGGGATCGTTAATCTGCTGGGCGGCAATGTGGCGACTATCGGTTCACAGTTCCATTACGTTCTGGCTGACGGCACCCAGGGCAACGGCATCCCGCAGCTCCTGCCGCAACTGGTGCTGCCGTGGAATCTTCCTGGCTCCGATTTCACGCTAAGCTGGGATTCACTGCGCGCGCTGCTGCCAGCGGCCTTCTCGATGGCAATGCTGGGGGCAATCGAATCATTGCTCTGCGCCGTCGTGCTGGACGGCATGACCGGCACCAAACATAAAGCTAACAGCGAACTTATCGGCCAGGGGCTGGGGAATATGGTCGCGCCGTTCTTTGGCGGCATCACCGCCACCGCCGCGATTGCCCGCTCTGCCGCTAACGTTCGCGCTGGCGCGACCTCTCCCGTCTCGGCGGTAATTCACGCTATCCTGGTCATTCTGGCGCTACTGGTCTTAGCTCCGCTACTCTCCTGGCTGCCGCTTTCCGCGATGGCGGCGCTACTGCTGATGGTGGCATGGAATATGAGTGAAGCCCATAAAGTGGTGGATCTGTTACGTCATGCGCCAAAAGATGACATTATCGTTATGCTGCTGTGCATGTCATTAACGGTTCTGTTTGATATGGTCATCGCCATCAGCGTGGGGATTGTCCTTGCTTCCCTGCTGTTTATGCGCCGTATTGCGCGTATGACTCGACTTGCGCCGGTCAATGTCGATGTGCCTGATGATGTGCTGGTGCTGCGCGTTATCGGTCCGCTCTTTTTCGCCGCGGCGGAAGGGCTGTTTACCGACCTTGAGTCACGTATTGAGGGCAAACGTATCGTCGTTCTGAAATGGGATGCAGTGCCAGTGCTGGATGCTGGTGGGCTGGATGCTTTTCAGCGTTTTGTGAAGCGTCTGCCTGAGGGTTGCGAATTGCGTATCAGTAACCTGGAGTTCCAACCGCTGCGTACAATGGCGCGTGCCGGTATCAAACCCATTCCTGGGCGTCTGACCTTCTTCCCAAACAGGATGGCGGCGTTAGCGGATTTACTCAGTTAA
- the pth gene encoding Peptidyl-tRNA hydrolase codes for MFCQAVRQTVNYALVMELLRTKNVAIKLIVGLANPGAEYAATRHNAGAWYVDLLAERLRAPLREEPKFFGYTSRITLEGEDVRLLVPTTFMNLSGKAVGAMTSFYRIPPDEILVAHDELDLPPGVAKFKLGGGHGGHNGLKDIISKLGNNPNFHRLRVGIGHPGDKNKVVGFVLGKPPVSEQKLIDMAIDEAARCTEMWFKEGLAKATSRLHTFKAQ; via the coding sequence GTGTTTTGTCAAGCGGTCAGACAGACAGTAAACTACGCGCTAGTTATGGAGCTACTCAGGACAAAAAACGTGGCAATTAAATTGATTGTTGGTCTGGCCAACCCTGGCGCGGAATATGCGGCAACGCGACACAACGCAGGCGCATGGTACGTCGATTTACTGGCGGAACGTCTGCGCGCGCCGTTGCGTGAAGAGCCGAAATTCTTTGGCTATACCTCACGCATCACGCTGGAAGGGGAAGATGTTCGCCTGCTGGTACCCACCACGTTCATGAACCTCAGTGGTAAAGCAGTTGGCGCAATGACCAGTTTTTACCGTATTCCGCCGGACGAAATTCTGGTCGCTCACGACGAACTGGATCTCCCGCCGGGCGTCGCGAAATTTAAACTTGGCGGCGGCCACGGCGGCCATAATGGTCTGAAAGACATCATCAGCAAACTGGGCAATAATCCCAACTTTCATCGATTACGCGTTGGAATCGGTCATCCAGGCGATAAAAATAAAGTTGTTGGTTTCGTGCTGGGTAAACCCCCTGTTTCTGAACAAAAATTAATTGATATGGCTATTGACGAAGCGGCACGCTGTACGGAAATGTGGTTCAAAGAAGGTCTGGCCAAAGCCACAAGCCGTTTGCATACCTTTAAGGCGCAATAA
- the prs gene encoding ribose-phosphate pyrophosphokinase, with translation MPDMKLFAGNATPELAQRIANRLYTSLGDAAVGRFSDGEVSVQINENVRGGDIFIIQSTCAPTNDNLMELVVMVDALRRASAGRITAVIPYFGYARQDRRVRSARVPITAKVVADFLSSVGVDRVLTVDLHAEQIQGFFDVPVDNVFGSPILLEDMLQLNLDNPIVVSPDIGGVVRARAIAKLLNDTDMAIIDKRRPRANVSQVMHIIGDVAGRDCVLVDDMIDTGGTLCKAAEALKERGAKRVFAYATHPIFSGNAANNLRNSVIDEVVVCDTIPLTDEIKALPNVRTLTLSGMLAEAIRRISNEESISAMFEH, from the coding sequence GTGCCTGATATGAAGCTTTTTGCTGGTAACGCCACCCCGGAACTAGCACAACGTATTGCCAACCGCCTGTACACTTCTCTCGGCGACGCCGCCGTAGGTCGCTTTAGCGACGGCGAAGTCAGCGTACAAATCAACGAAAATGTACGCGGTGGTGATATTTTCATCATCCAGTCCACTTGTGCCCCAACCAACGACAACCTGATGGAATTGGTCGTTATGGTTGATGCCCTGCGTCGTGCTTCCGCAGGTCGTATCACTGCCGTTATCCCCTACTTTGGCTATGCACGTCAGGACCGTCGCGTACGTTCCGCCCGTGTGCCGATTACCGCAAAAGTTGTCGCTGACTTCCTGTCCAGCGTCGGCGTTGACCGCGTTCTCACCGTAGACCTGCATGCTGAACAGATCCAGGGCTTCTTTGACGTTCCGGTTGATAACGTGTTCGGTAGCCCCATCCTGCTCGAAGATATGCTGCAACTGAATCTGGATAACCCGATCGTGGTTTCCCCGGATATTGGCGGCGTGGTTCGTGCCCGCGCTATCGCTAAGCTGCTGAACGATACCGATATGGCTATCATTGATAAACGTCGTCCGCGCGCGAACGTTTCTCAGGTGATGCACATCATCGGCGACGTCGCTGGCCGTGACTGCGTGCTGGTTGACGATATGATCGATACTGGCGGTACTCTGTGCAAAGCAGCAGAAGCATTGAAAGAACGTGGCGCTAAACGCGTGTTTGCCTACGCGACGCACCCGATCTTCTCAGGCAATGCGGCAAACAACCTGCGCAACTCCGTCATTGATGAAGTCGTTGTCTGCGATACCATTCCGCTGACCGACGAAATCAAGGCGCTGCCGAACGTGCGTACCTTGACCCTGTCAGGTATGCTGGCCGAAGCGATTCGCCGTATCAGCAACGAAGAATCTATCTCTGCCATGTTCGAGCATTGA